The DNA sequence CTCAAAAGTGTGAATGTTTTATGCATTCATTTGTTACTGCTCTACATGTAAGCTTCAACCATACTACGTGTAAACAAAAAATCAGTCATCACATCAGTGTCTATAtagaatacatgttaaaatataaaatacacattgaaaatcaAGTtaaatgtatttatatacaaatatataatgactgatttagtaactgattttttttttttttgtatacataACATTAGTGTGACTTGCACTTGAGTTAAGCCAgtctttgattcaaaatgttttCAGATCTTACCGTAAACCAAGTAATGTTGCCATTGCTGCGATCCAAAGCCCATGCATAGCCACTTTTCTGAACAGCAGCAACAAGATCTTTCTTAGTTCCATTAACATATACACTcaacatcattggtgcctcacCAAAATCAGCATCAGGGGTAGGACCAGAAGGAGGACAACCAGGAATTGAAGCATTGTTGCATTGATAAAACCATACATCATACCCTCCTAGTTGCCGGTACCATTGGATCTTTCCAGTGTCCAAATCAAGGGCCAAGATTGAATTGGAGTGGTTTTCAGGCTCAACACACTCATCAGGTTCAGTAGGCACTGTTCTGTTGCTCTGCCTTTCTTGACACTCAAGTATTCGTCGCGGCGCAGAGTAGAGGTTCCCAGTGGCAATGTAGACATGGtttctttgagcatcaatggaggGGCTGCTACCCCATATGGCTGCTCCTGCATACCCTCCTACCGTGCCATTGTTATCCGGTAACATGTAGGTTTGCCATATGATGGCGCCGGATAAGGCATCAAGTTTCGCCATGCTGCCTCGAAATATGCAGCATCCTTCAATGGTTTCACCTTCTTCTAGTGATGATGTTCCAACATAGTAACCTCTAATGGATACCAATGCACCATAAGTAATTCAGAATTCAATTGAAAGTGTAAGATAAAAATATTGCCACATTTGTTCAATTCTGGTTTGCAACTTAGATTGGGTAAGAACTTGCATAATGTTGAGTTTTAAACTTAGACCAAGCTTGTAGCTCATCATATTCTTTGAACAATCATAGAGTATACCTCTTGatgcaaaataaaatatatgtcaTCTCATATTTAAGGCATATTGCAtagtaatatatttattatcaaCAACTGAACAAGGATTTGCTGTTTTCTAACATTTTCAGATGGTTGACTTTGTGTTACAAtagaaatctttttaattaagatCTTGTAATTAAAATACTTCATATCAAAATCTTATAGCATATAAACAATTTTATTTCAACTagacttttaatttaaaatattgtaGTTAAACTCCATGTTAGACACTAGGAAATAAATTGTACAAAGGGACTTAATCACAATTAAAAGAAACTTACTGAAAATTCTTTCTTcagtataaaaatcaaattagaaATGTTTGAATTATAAAGTCTTGATTGGAAATTATAAAACTTcaagaattattaaaaaaatcttatcaatCCAAAAATAGAATAGCAGCAAACATATaaagggtattattattcatgtaCTAACCCTTTGTAGTATGTTCCAGACATGGTGATAAGTGCTGCAGGATGATGATCCAAATAGGTTAACCACAAAATCTTACCATTTGTTCTGTTTAGACCAATAACTGCAGCAGGGCCATAAATTCCAACCATCAATAAATCATGATCACCAACTATTGTAGGAGTTGATCTTGACACTGTCCAATTCACATTGAGCACTAATCCAGTTGCATTTAGACCTGTTAATTCATGCAAGTTCTGCTTCCAAATAAGGGATCCATTTGTTTCATTCACTGCATATATGTTACCATTCCAACTTGGAAAATAAAGGGTATCTTCATATATTGCTGGTGTTGCAGTTATATCTTTTCCTGCATAGAATTTCCACTTCAAACTTAGCTTTGGTGCTGTTTTGGGACTGATCTTAAACTCTTTATAGCCATATCTTCTGTTGAACAAATCTCCACCATGGTTCAACCAATCTTGTGAATGTTGCCACTAAAATCAAGaaaaatcaatttgaaaattaaattttatttactaatttgTAAGAATTTAAGGAGCCCATTTTCTTCCACCAATACTTATATACCCTAAAAATTCTCAGAATAAaggttataaatttttttaatatttactaCTTTaactctacttttttttttttcaatttgtaaaataaaaactCTATTTCAACTTCTTTTAACATAACTAAACTTGAAAGAGAAAATTTGGTTAcaaaactaatttattaaaaaaaaaaaagagtatgtgAGAGATAGGGAAGAAGTATCATACATTTGAGGTTGAAGCAAAGACCAATGCTGCATGAACACAAAACAAGAATAAACAAAAGACAAAGCCTGTGCTGAATTTAGGTGTCTCCATGCATGCAGTTGAACCTGGGAAATGAGATGAATAATAATATTAAGGAAACAAATTTTCAACAAACTGGGACATGTAATTGAAATGGAACAATTTTTGCCTCAACACAATGGAATCTTATTAAATCTTTGACTACTCATTCCGGGGGGCCAATATTTTGACTTTgaatctatctttattttatcttttttactcTTTTTTCTAATCCTGCATAAAGATCGTCATCGTACTGTACTATATGGGTATATATCcccatttaataattaaattatgttatttggaTTTTTCTTGCACGAAAAGTAGTGTATTTTTATGTTAATCTATTGAACTCATACAATCATAAATCATTCTATCGTATCtctttatgaatttgaatctcttaaattttaaatttttatttaaaaaaataaagtataattttttatttttaaatattctttctCTCGTACTTTGTTTTAATGCTAAGACAATTAATTGACTTTGAGTTTGCACTCTTTTTTCCATTCTAAACAAAACATTAAATATTTAGGATAATAATGTCTAGACACTGCTTTTTCTTCACGTACAAGTTAGTTTAAATGTATaattaataacataaaattaaGACCAATAGTTTTTGCTTATCTTTTAAGTTTATCAAAGTTCAACTTATTTTTTCAAAGGGTTTTTGACTCACTAATTTCAATTAATCTAATTACTTTCTAGATGAGTTACCAAAAAAATCCAGCTAGGGAACCAATCTTGTGTCCAATTTCAACTAATTTTTtctgatattttatttatttatttatttacctttttattCGTAATCTtctttctcatcatttttttccCTCCCAACACCACCACAACTTTGCCTTTGGAGTTGGCCATAGACaccataaatcctaaatcttaaacccTCCACGGGATGAGggtcaaataaataattttaatagttagTTACCTAGTTAGACTAAAGTTAGAGAGTTGGCTAGTATTGGTTCAATTAcaaagcaaaatcaagagaaaaatattggtcatataatatttttctttagtattataaatagatagatattttaaattttatacttgacaaatatattaagaaaaattaaaacatggagAAAAAAATGTTGTTCCAAATCCTTACACTCATAATAAATAAGGAAATTCCAAAAGTCAATATTGGATAAAGACCAGCCAAGTAGTTGGTGTAAGCACGTTAGTTCTTGGGTTCTTGCACAAATTTGATTTTGAGAAATTTTGGAGGAATGAATAAAAATTACtcaataatcaattaataaaaattttaaatatataatt is a window from the Arachis hypogaea cultivar Tifrunner chromosome 1, arahy.Tifrunner.gnm2.J5K5, whole genome shotgun sequence genome containing:
- the LOC112791842 gene encoding uncharacterized protein, which encodes METPKFSTGFVFCLFLFCVHAALVFASTSNWQHSQDWLNHGGDLFNRRYGYKEFKISPKTAPKLSLKWKFYAGKDITATPAIYEDTLYFPSWNGNIYAVNETNGSLIWKQNLHELTGLNATGLVLNVNWTVSRSTPTIVGDHDLLMVGIYGPAAVIGLNRTNGKILWLTYLDHHPAALITMSGTYYKGGYYVGTSSLEEGETIEGCCIFRGSMAKLDALSGAIIWQTYMLPDNNGTVGGYAGAAIWGSSPSIDAQRNHVYIATGNLYSAPRRILECQERQSNRTVPTEPDECVEPENHSNSILALDLDTGKIQWYRQLGGYDVWFYQCNNASIPGCPPSGPTPDADFGEAPMMLSVYVNGTKKDLVAAVQKSGYAWALDRSNGNITWFTEAGPGGLAGGGTWGAATDERRVYTNIANSGAKNFTLAPSNRTTTSGGWVAMDASNGKIVWSTANPSNSTSNGPVSVANDVVFAGSIDLLGSIYAMNAKNGKILWSYKTGASVYGGMSISNGCIYVGSGYNVSLGFPNLSGGTSLSAFCV